The following are encoded in a window of Podospora pseudoanserina strain CBS 124.78 chromosome 6, whole genome shotgun sequence genomic DNA:
- the TFB1 gene encoding RNA polymerase II transcription factor B subunit 1 (BUSCO:EOG0926315C; EggNog:ENOG503NXQD; COG:K) has protein sequence MELPQGRATYKKKDGVLTLTEDKKFLIWSPLPANGPPTVSLALERILNLQQTPDTAPKVILKVIEKPKTTEEGQAGAAFLFQFTSPTDARAEANAIKALLSQILSELRGNDPSVPKPIGNPQADANGAGASAAMSFASTVNSKGPTVRWFDDNALKADLELQRSLLNKDDDLAQTYAQALSLKPPSISDAAFDAQFWSTRIGLLRAHAIEVNQKKGAYNVLSTIKPRTEDGEVKLSLNPEQIQTILHQHPLVRRIYNENVPKVSVATFWSKFFLSKLCKKLRGERVTDIDNTEPLFDKYLNAPNDMGFTSKINAAQQLPHIIDINANEENQGGFKSGNRKDVEMRPRANVPIIRTLNSISEKIMADVAPSDLDPSAGPNGIPDDTRTIEELTLRDLRGETPSSRIILNLKEQSALFPTNTHTAQPNSTNATDQALFAQQDPTGVLFEVQADLDMVDEDPSGGLDLRKGIGVNDDSDDEANADPTTPHVTTTPHIGSHNARLAAKNQILSSLKKRQAENTSLSSSGITTSSGTTLPAEPLTIPASISHQCYLTNASTVEFLRQFYNTFSDKNANQQELRYYVDALGKSRERIEALAEEAEKLRREREQQVIDEAFARFKKTGVKGKRPKIRGGREDVLGLFEQTLAGLKIAERVWEQSGRGR, from the coding sequence ATGGAGCTCCCTCAGGGAAGGGCGACCTACAAGAAAAAAGATGGCGTCCTCACCTTGACAGAAGACAAGAAATTCCTGATCTGGTCGCCGTTGCCTGCGAATGGCCCGCCTACGGTATCTCTGGCTTTGGAAAGGATCTTGAACTTGCAGCAGACGCCAGACACGGCGCCCAAGGTTATTCTCAAGGTGAttgagaagcccaagaccaCAGAGGAAGGACAAGCAGGAGCGGCCTTTCTCTTCCAGTTTACATCGCCGACAGATGCCCGCGCAGAAGCCAATGCCATCAAAGCTCTGTTATCACAAATTCTATCTGAACTGCGCGGCAATGATCCCAGTGTTCCCAAGCCTATCGGCAACCCCCAGGCCGATGCCAACGGGGCTGGTGCCTCGGCGGCCATGTCGTTCGCCAGCACTGTCAACTCCAAGGGCCCAACTGTTCGCTGGTTTGACGACAATGCGTTAAAAGCAGATCTCGAGCTTCAGCGGTCTCTGTTAAACAAGGACGACGATCTGGCCCAGACGTATGCACAGGCGCTCTCATTGAAACCGCCATCAATATCAGATGCTGCTTTTGATGCTCAGTTTTGGTCCACCCGTATTGGTCTGCTTAGGGCTCATGCTATCGAAGTCAACCAGAAGAAGGGCGCATACAATGTGCTGTCTACAATAAAACCACGAACCGAAGACGGCGAGGTCAAGCTCAGTCTGAATCCAGAACAAATTCAAACCAtccttcaccaacatccTCTAGTGAGGAGGATATACAACGAAAATGTCCCAAAGGTCTCGGTGGCCACCTTCTGGTCCAAATTCTTCCTGAGCAAGCTCTGCAAGAAACTCCGCGGCGAGCGTGTGACCGACATCGACAACACCGAGCCTCTCTTCGACAAGTATCTGAACGCTCCCAACGACATGGGCTTCACCAGCAAAATCAACGCTGCCCAGCAACTCCCACACATAATCgacatcaacgccaacgAAGAAAACCAAGGCGGTTTCAAATCCGGCAACAGAAAAGATGTCGAGATGCGTCCCAGAGCCAACGTCCCCATCATCCGAACTCTCAACTCCATATCTGAGAAAATCATGGCCGACGTTGCCCCCTCAGACTTGGATCCCTCGGCCGGTCCCAATGGCATCCCAGATGACACCCGCACCATAGAGGAACTCACTCTCCGCGATCTCAGGGGCGaaaccccttcttctcgcatcattctcaacctcaaggaGCAGTCTGCCTTAtttcccaccaacacccacactgcccaacccaactccaccaacgccaccgACCAGGCCTTGTTTGCCCAACAAGACCCCACGGGTGTGTTATTCGAAGTCCAAGCAGACCTCGACATGGTAGACGAGGACCCCTCAGGAGGTCTCGATCTACGAAAAGGCATAGGTGTCAACGACGACTCCGATGACGAGGCCAACGCTGACCCTACCACTCCCCACGTCACAACCACACCTCACATCGGCTCCCACAACGCCCGGTTAGCAGCCAAAAACCAAATCTTGTCTTCACTGAAGAAACGCCAAGCAGAAAAcacctccttgtcctcctctgGCATAACCACCTCATCAGGAACTACCCTCCCCGCCGAACCACTGACAATCCCAGCCTCGATATCACACCAATGCTACCTCACCAACGCCTCCACTGTTGAATTCCTCCGCCAATTTTACAACACCTTCTCAGACAAAAACGCCAACCAGCAAGAACTGAGGTATTACGTCGACGCCCTGGGGAAATCACGCGAAAGAATAGAGGCCCTGGCggaagaggccgagaagctaagaagggagagggaacaGCAGGTAATAGACGAGGCGTTCGCCAGGTTCAAAAAGACGGGCGTCAAGGGGAAGAGGCCCAAGATtagaggggggagggaggatgtgCTTGGCTTGTTTGAGCAGACGTTGGCTGGATTGAAGATTGCGGAGCGGGTTTGGGAACagagtgggagggggagataG